The proteins below are encoded in one region of Reichenbachiella sp. 5M10:
- a CDS encoding SusE domain-containing protein: MKNILYIALTLCVGLGLMSSCAEEDSKYTVDLSGENSTAPTVSNPASGTADLSEDAAAEVFEVFEWVAADYGAPVAVTYVLKMDVNQDFSTATDLVTTEELLASPTVKQVNDGAIALGAATGEQLDLYFMVVSQINGVEESVLSGTEMVRTVTPYEVVIDYPTIYVPGAYQGWSPGAENGRLYSYDFNKQYAGVIRVIDAANPTGDVSFKVTPEPAWDLAWGGVLTAAGTGYTGDLDPSGGDFSVAPGVYAFSVDTDAMTIEMTKTDDWGLIGSATPGGWDNDTDLLYNGQLRVWEITVDLIEGEFKIRANDEWVSDYGDDNGDGTLEAGGANIAVSEAGNYTLQFDLTGLTYTMTKN; this comes from the coding sequence ATGAAAAATATACTATATATCGCTTTGACACTGTGCGTAGGCCTTGGGCTGATGAGCAGTTGTGCAGAGGAAGATTCGAAATATACGGTAGATCTCTCGGGCGAAAACTCGACAGCTCCTACAGTAAGTAATCCTGCCAGTGGTACGGCTGATCTCAGTGAGGATGCTGCGGCGGAAGTGTTTGAGGTGTTTGAATGGGTGGCCGCAGATTATGGCGCGCCTGTGGCGGTTACTTATGTACTCAAAATGGATGTTAACCAAGACTTCAGTACCGCGACGGATTTGGTGACTACTGAGGAGTTGTTGGCCAGTCCTACTGTGAAGCAGGTCAATGATGGTGCGATTGCACTCGGAGCAGCGACAGGGGAGCAATTGGACCTTTATTTCATGGTAGTTTCTCAAATCAATGGCGTAGAGGAGTCTGTCCTGTCTGGTACAGAGATGGTGAGAACAGTGACTCCATACGAGGTGGTGATAGACTACCCGACGATCTATGTACCAGGTGCATACCAGGGATGGTCTCCAGGTGCGGAGAATGGTAGATTGTACTCGTATGACTTCAACAAGCAGTATGCGGGAGTCATCCGGGTGATTGATGCTGCGAATCCCACGGGAGATGTGAGCTTCAAGGTGACACCAGAGCCCGCTTGGGACTTGGCTTGGGGTGGAGTGTTGACCGCTGCAGGAACAGGATATACAGGGGATCTAGACCCTTCAGGAGGAGATTTCTCAGTGGCACCGGGTGTCTATGCTTTTTCGGTAGATACAGATGCGATGACCATCGAGATGACTAAGACAGACGACTGGGGGCTCATCGGTAGCGCTACACCAGGTGGATGGGACAATGACACGGACTTGCTTTACAATGGCCAACTCAGAGTATGGGAGATCACTGTAGACTTGATCGAGGGAGAATTCAAAATCAGAGCCAACGATGAGTGGGTGTCCGACTATGGAGATGACAATGGAGACGGTACTCTCGAAGCGGGTGGAGCCAACATTGCCGTGTCCGAAGCAGGTAACTACACCTTGCAGTTCGACTTGACAGGGTTGACTTACACGATGACCAAAAACTAA
- a CDS encoding alpha-amylase family glycosyl hydrolase: protein MTTWCHGQFTTNPAIPIADQPMTLTVDVTGTPLADYTDDIWLWAWVENATADADAPTNVNPATDDQSDALMTRSDSDANEYTITLTPTTFFGKEASEIEEMGFLLKGRDWANGQTSDYAIEIVSNQFVVKITTPNTSTLLVDAGETISVAASASTAATLTLKVDGVTETTVSSATELTYDLTALASGTHSVTVMADNGTDQSADEFAYTVRGVTVEQERPTGIVDGINYHTATDKVTLSVWAPLKSSVYVVGEFTDWQVDAAFLMKKDGEHFWLEVDGLTAGKAYGFQYLVDETIWIADPYADMILDPDDVWITDDSYPDLMGYPAGAMHDNWYENRVAVLETGQSDYAWSNTSFERPEQENLIVYELLVRDFLGETNMNYQALIDTLDYIQNLGVNAIELMPVMEFNGNDSWGYNPTFMFAVDKAYGTKDDLKEFIDEAHGRGIAVILDMVMNQNDIPSPYAQMYFDFDAFAPTEENPWFNRVPKHPYNVFADINHESSYTQTWLDSINHYWINEFHFDGYRFDLSKGFTQVDSGDDVAKWGQQDDSRIAILKRMADHIWSYDPEAYVILEHFADNSEETILADYGMMLWGNSHYDFKEANVGYAEGKSVEWAYAGTRGWQDNHVVSYMESHDEERQMYDMLTYGNSDGTYSIRDLRIATERLKMSAAYFFNIPGPKMLWQWGEYGYDISLEENGRTGRKPAHWEYLDNPYRASLYQTYQEMIALKDRYHVFRDGTFTWQPDGEVKTIHLTNTDSSVVIVTNYALKSKSVAPEFPHTGIWYDFFSGDELQIDNLDVELILDAGEYHIYTDHKLHTPDIDVILGVEDIATESHVLIYPNPASDRVQVDLSSFDWANQKVTWSMVDVLGREALSGTNQSDQLSFTVSPLRKGMYMLRMSNGKQLIQQKVLVK, encoded by the coding sequence ATGACCACTTGGTGTCATGGGCAGTTTACTACCAACCCTGCGATACCTATTGCCGACCAACCGATGACATTGACCGTCGATGTGACAGGGACCCCACTGGCGGACTATACTGATGATATATGGCTATGGGCTTGGGTGGAGAATGCCACCGCAGATGCTGATGCGCCGACCAATGTCAATCCTGCTACAGATGATCAGAGTGACGCACTAATGACCAGATCTGACTCAGATGCCAACGAGTACACCATTACGCTGACGCCTACCACTTTCTTTGGCAAAGAAGCCAGCGAGATAGAAGAAATGGGCTTTTTGCTCAAAGGCCGTGACTGGGCCAATGGACAAACATCAGATTACGCGATCGAGATCGTGTCCAATCAGTTTGTCGTCAAAATAACCACGCCCAATACGAGTACACTGCTAGTGGATGCAGGAGAGACGATATCTGTGGCAGCTTCTGCCAGTACCGCTGCTACACTTACGCTAAAAGTAGATGGAGTAACTGAAACGACTGTATCCAGTGCTACCGAGTTGACTTATGATTTGACTGCTCTAGCTAGTGGTACTCATAGCGTGACCGTCATGGCTGACAATGGAACAGACCAATCTGCAGATGAATTTGCCTACACGGTTCGTGGTGTGACTGTCGAGCAAGAAAGACCTACAGGAATAGTCGACGGGATCAATTATCATACTGCTACCGATAAAGTAACCTTGTCGGTATGGGCGCCCCTCAAAAGTTCAGTTTACGTGGTGGGAGAGTTTACGGACTGGCAGGTAGATGCAGCCTTTCTGATGAAGAAAGACGGAGAGCATTTTTGGCTCGAAGTGGATGGTCTCACGGCTGGCAAAGCCTATGGCTTTCAGTATTTGGTAGATGAAACGATTTGGATAGCCGATCCTTATGCAGACATGATTTTGGATCCAGATGATGTTTGGATCACTGATGATTCCTACCCCGACTTGATGGGGTATCCAGCGGGTGCGATGCATGACAACTGGTACGAAAATCGAGTAGCCGTCTTGGAGACGGGGCAAAGTGATTATGCATGGAGCAATACCTCATTTGAAAGACCTGAACAGGAAAATTTGATTGTATATGAACTGTTGGTACGGGATTTTCTCGGGGAGACCAATATGAACTATCAAGCGCTCATCGATACACTGGATTACATCCAAAACTTAGGTGTCAATGCCATCGAGTTGATGCCTGTCATGGAGTTCAATGGCAATGATAGCTGGGGTTACAATCCTACATTTATGTTTGCAGTAGACAAAGCCTACGGGACCAAGGACGACCTCAAAGAATTCATTGACGAGGCGCATGGCAGAGGTATAGCGGTGATTCTTGATATGGTGATGAACCAAAACGACATCCCTTCTCCTTACGCACAGATGTATTTTGATTTTGATGCCTTTGCGCCGACAGAGGAGAACCCTTGGTTCAATCGAGTGCCAAAGCACCCTTACAACGTATTTGCTGATATCAATCATGAGAGTAGTTACACGCAGACTTGGTTGGATTCGATCAATCACTACTGGATCAACGAATTTCATTTTGATGGCTATCGCTTTGATTTGTCCAAGGGATTCACGCAAGTGGACTCTGGAGACGATGTAGCCAAGTGGGGACAGCAAGATGACAGCCGTATCGCGATTCTAAAGCGTATGGCAGACCATATTTGGTCTTATGATCCAGAGGCTTACGTGATTCTAGAGCATTTTGCTGACAACAGTGAGGAGACCATCCTAGCAGACTATGGGATGATGCTTTGGGGCAACAGTCACTATGATTTCAAAGAAGCCAATGTCGGCTATGCTGAGGGCAAATCTGTGGAGTGGGCCTACGCAGGGACACGAGGTTGGCAAGACAACCACGTCGTATCCTATATGGAGAGCCACGACGAAGAACGCCAGATGTACGACATGTTGACCTACGGCAACAGCGACGGGACTTACAGTATTCGAGATTTGCGGATTGCCACCGAGCGATTGAAAATGTCAGCGGCCTACTTCTTCAATATACCAGGGCCAAAGATGCTCTGGCAGTGGGGCGAGTACGGGTACGATATCTCTTTGGAGGAGAATGGGCGTACGGGGCGCAAACCGGCGCATTGGGAATATCTCGACAACCCCTACCGTGCATCGCTGTATCAGACCTACCAAGAGATGATTGCTCTCAAGGACAGGTATCATGTTTTTAGAGACGGTACTTTTACATGGCAGCCAGATGGAGAGGTCAAGACGATACATCTCACCAATACCGATAGCAGTGTGGTGATTGTGACCAACTATGCCTTGAAATCTAAGTCTGTAGCTCCTGAATTTCCACATACAGGTATCTGGTATGACTTTTTTAGTGGGGATGAGCTCCAGATCGATAATCTGGACGTTGAGTTGATTCTCGATGCAGGTGAGTACCACATCTATACCGATCATAAGTTGCACACACCAGATATAGACGTGATCTTGGGAGTGGAGGATATAGCAACTGAGAGTCACGTCCTGATTTATCCCAACCCTGCAAGCGATCGTGTACAGGTGGACCTGTCATCTTTTGACTGGGCCAACCAAAAGGTGACTTGGTCTATGGTGGACGTATTGGGGCGTGAAGCACTGAGTGGAACAAATCAGTCCGATCAGCTGTCATTTACAGTCTCACCGTTGCGCAAGGGGATGTATATGCTGCGCATGTCCAATGGTAAGCAGCTCATCCAACAAAAAGTATTAGTTAAATAA
- a CDS encoding RagB/SusD family nutrient uptake outer membrane protein encodes MKESKRIYIVVLLASILLGGCVGDLDVSPIDPDINTPNNVFDSEEAYKEALAKLYASYALSGQLGNGGGDPDISGIDEGFGNYIRQYWGLQQLSTDEAIMAWDDATIKNFHWQTWAPNDGFIAAMYSRIFYTVTICNEFIRNADAAMGSASGTFLADLEAYKEEARYLRALSYWHAIDMFGNVPFVTEADLPGAFFPERIVRADLFDYLETELLDMESKITSVRNNEYARADQGAVWMLLAKLYLNAEVYTGTDRYSDALTYVNQIIGGGYSLEPVYENLFRADNHLSNEIIFPIAFDGQNTQQYGGMTFLLHASVGGDMPLNGIDGGWGGIRAIQDMVEKFNVSESDFSSADPQFTAIQDKRGMFYFDPESWEWDITNVGTFTQGIGVTKFKNIRADGGEAPNAHPTFVSTDLPMFRLGDAYLMYAEIVVRGGGGDMATAVGYVNNLRTRAGVGSITSADLDLDFLLDERSRELYWEGHRRTDLIRFGQFSDGSYTWEWKGNTQAGVPTDSYRDLYPIPSNDLNANPNLKQNDGYAK; translated from the coding sequence ATGAAAGAATCTAAAAGAATATATATCGTAGTGCTCCTAGCGAGTATTCTACTGGGAGGATGTGTCGGAGATTTGGACGTGAGCCCGATCGATCCAGATATCAATACGCCCAACAATGTGTTTGATAGTGAAGAGGCTTACAAAGAGGCTTTGGCCAAATTGTACGCAAGTTATGCCCTCAGTGGTCAGCTGGGCAACGGTGGTGGAGACCCAGATATCTCTGGGATCGACGAAGGGTTCGGTAATTACATTCGTCAGTACTGGGGATTGCAGCAGTTGTCTACGGACGAAGCGATCATGGCATGGGACGATGCGACGATCAAAAACTTCCACTGGCAGACATGGGCACCCAATGACGGATTCATTGCGGCGATGTACTCACGTATATTTTATACCGTGACTATCTGCAACGAGTTTATTCGCAATGCTGACGCAGCGATGGGCAGTGCCTCGGGTACTTTTTTGGCTGATCTAGAGGCGTACAAAGAAGAGGCGAGATACCTCAGAGCACTCTCGTATTGGCATGCGATCGACATGTTTGGCAATGTACCTTTCGTGACAGAAGCTGATCTTCCAGGAGCATTTTTTCCTGAGCGTATCGTACGGGCTGATTTGTTTGACTACTTGGAGACCGAATTGCTCGACATGGAGTCTAAAATCACTTCGGTGAGAAACAATGAATATGCACGTGCCGATCAGGGAGCAGTATGGATGTTGCTTGCCAAGTTGTACCTGAATGCTGAGGTGTACACTGGGACTGACAGATACAGCGACGCTTTGACCTATGTCAACCAGATCATCGGTGGAGGCTACAGCCTAGAACCCGTGTACGAGAACTTGTTTCGTGCCGACAATCACTTGAGCAACGAGATTATTTTTCCGATTGCTTTTGATGGACAAAATACACAGCAGTACGGTGGGATGACCTTCTTGTTGCATGCTTCGGTAGGTGGTGACATGCCGCTCAACGGAATCGATGGTGGATGGGGTGGTATTCGTGCGATCCAAGACATGGTAGAGAAATTCAACGTGTCTGAGTCGGATTTCTCGTCTGCTGACCCACAGTTTACTGCGATTCAAGACAAGAGGGGCATGTTCTATTTTGATCCTGAAAGCTGGGAATGGGACATCACCAATGTCGGGACATTCACCCAAGGGATCGGTGTGACGAAGTTCAAGAATATACGTGCAGACGGAGGAGAAGCTCCCAATGCTCATCCTACTTTTGTGAGCACAGATTTGCCGATGTTTAGGTTAGGAGATGCCTACTTGATGTATGCTGAGATCGTAGTGCGCGGGGGTGGTGGAGATATGGCTACTGCGGTAGGCTATGTCAATAACCTCAGAACCAGAGCGGGTGTGGGATCAATCACTTCTGCGGACCTGGACTTGGATTTTTTGCTAGACGAGAGATCACGTGAGTTGTATTGGGAAGGACACAGACGTACGGATTTGATCCGTTTTGGACAGTTCTCGGATGGTTCGTACACTTGGGAATGGAAAGGAAACACGCAAGCAGGAGTGCCGACGGACTCGTACAGAGACCTCTATCCTATTCCTTCCAATGACCTCAATGCCAATCCAAACTTGAAGCAGAACGATGGGTATGCGAAATAA